The DNA sequence TAATTTTAACTTAAGGAGAATTAATGAAAAAAATTTTTTATTTTTTAACGATATTTTTTGCTTTGCATTTAATGGCAAAAGATTTAGTAGTAGGTATGGAGCTTGGTTATCCACCTTTTGAAATGAGTGATAAAAATGGAAAAGCAAGTGGAATCAGTGTAGATTTTTTAGAACAGTTTGCCAAAGAACACGGCTATAAACTTGTAGTTAAAAATATAGCTTGGGATGGTTTGATACCTGCTCTTAAAACTGGAAAAATAGATCTTATTATGTCTTCTATGACTATTACTGATGAACGCAAAAAAGTTGTGGATTTTACTATCCCTTATGCACAAGCTAATTTAGCTATTTTAACTCCTATTAATTCAAAAATTAAAAGTATAAATGATTTAAATAAGAAGGGAGAAATTTTAGCTTTAAAACGCGGATCCACTGGGCATTTATATGCAAATAAAAATCTCAAA is a window from the Campylobacter sp. RM10537 genome containing:
- a CDS encoding transporter substrate-binding domain-containing protein, whose product is MKKIFYFLTIFFALHLMAKDLVVGMELGYPPFEMSDKNGKASGISVDFLEQFAKEHGYKLVVKNIAWDGLIPALKTGKIDLIMSSMTITDERKKVVDFTIPYAQANLAILTPINSKIKSINDLNKKGEILALKRGSTGHLYANKNLKNATIHLFDKESAAILEIIQGKADGFFYDQLTIYRTWQKHQDTTRAILAPFQKNPEFWGIAIRKGDVELKKELDDFISKSKKDGFFDSLGEKYLKDVKDTFKKNHLQFFF